One Lutzomyia longipalpis isolate SR_M1_2022 chromosome 4, ASM2433408v1 DNA segment encodes these proteins:
- the LOC129795610 gene encoding uncharacterized protein LOC129795610 has protein sequence MFDIKITQFVNPHLFYYQLEEDELGKKPFEEDLERILPARDYFVGCNQCYSPAIGEIVGHYNMIENKWLRAQVDYVTYSLTNEKVYFLFALDYGYSLESIGKWLRPLPEIYKVKSQKIFMGGIKDIIPCDLWVNPVSGKQEYGPSKHWNRGAVMQMIRMIDSSHSMTFTPEFRLTNGQHFGRLHIKTLTLDVEDVATVLAGMNFALKSEDFLADLPKLFTRHFPRWQGNDRNAVSFGLSTVTPQLYPLATEKARGDDGEDIESNFVHLQDSTVGKVVWKLTRNELDYFRNAANVKVRSWQEQNAKYFQENPIDGNPYGQEKVNEMLKMLEMCTVEERSEASRNVPKKLPVVPEIMEKKEQCEEIAQPRKINIKALLQEAMDTPETPAVSVRAIAKPKPAGYIHNTNE, from the exons atgtttgatataaaaatcacacaaTTCGTTAATCCACATCTCTTCTATTACCAACTGGAGGAGGATGAGTTGGGGAAGAAGCCCTTCGAGGAGGATTTGGAGAGAATCCTCCCTGCTAGGGATTATTTCGTGGGATGCAATCAATGCTATAGCCCAGCAATAGGggag ATTGTTGGCCACTACAATATGATTGAGAATAAATGGCTCCGGGCACAGGTGGACTACGTTACGTACTCACTGACCAATGAGAAGGTTTACTTCCTCTTTGCACTGGATTATgg GTACTCCCTGGAGAGTATTGGAAAGTGGTTGAGGCCACTTCCGGAGATTTACAAAGTTAAATCTCAGAAAATCTTCATGGGTGGCATAAAGGATATCATTCCATGCGATTTG TGGGTGAATCCAGTTTCCGGGAAACAGGAGTATGGCCCATCGAAGCACTGGAATCGCGGGGCAGTCATGCAAATGATCCGGATGATTGATTCATCGCATTCAATGACGTTCACCCCGGAGTTCCGGTTGACAAATGGCCAGCATTTTGGCAGGTTGCACATTAAGACACTCACCCTGGACGTTGAGGATGTTGCCACGGTGCTGGCTGGGATGAATTTTGCCCTAAAATCCGAAGACTTCCTCGCGGATTTGCCGAAACTCTTCACGCGGCACTTCCCTCGATGGCAGGGAAATGATCGCAATGCCGTGAGCTTCGGGCTGAGCACCGTGACACCGCAGCTGTATCCATTGGCAACGGAGAAGGCACGTGGGGACGATGGGGAGGACATTGAGAGCAATTTTGTGCATTTGCAGGACAGCACGGTGGGGAAGGTTGTGTGGAAGTTGACGCGGAATGAGTTGGATTACTTCCGGAATGCGGCAAATGTGAAGGTACGCAGCTGGCAGGAGCAGAATGCCAAGTACTTCCAGGAGAATCCCATTGACGGCAATCCATATGGGCAGGAGAAGGTGAATGAGATGCTGAAGATGCTGGAGATGTGTACGGTGGAAGAGCGTTCGGAGGCAAGTCGCAATGTGCCCAAGAAATTGCCCGTTGTTCCGGAAATTATGGAGAAGAAGGAACAATGCGAGGAAATTGCCCAGCCACGGAAGATCAACATCAAAGCCCTCCTGCAGGAAGCCATGGATACTCCGGAGACCCCTGCTGTGTCTGTGAGGGCTATTGCCAAGCCAAAACCAGCTGGTTACATCCATAATACCAATGAATGA
- the LOC129795722 gene encoding 28 kDa heat- and acid-stable phosphoprotein, whose translation MPRGKFVNHKGRSRHFTNPEELEEERRKEQKKKLQKESDSESESPDEEEEESEGGDEEDEEESEEEEKPKGVSGLIDIENPNRVTKKTIQKVGRMSLEEGEASKPELTRREQEQIQKQKARRQYMKLHAEGKTKQAREDLARLAIIKQHRAEAAARREQEKKEKEEARKKASNA comes from the exons ATGCCACGAG gaaaatttgtgaatcaCAAAGGGCGCAGTCGCCACTTTACGAATCCGGAAGAATTGGAGGAAGAGCGCAGGAAGGagcagaagaagaa ATTGCAGAAAGAATCTGATAGTGAGAGCGAAAGTCCCGATGAGGAGGAAGAGGAATCCGAGGGTGGTGATGAGGAAGACGAGGAGGAGAGTGAGGAAGAGGAGAAGCCCAAAGGAGTTTCCGGGTTGATTGATATCGAAAATCCCAATCGTGTGACGAAGAAGACAATCCAGAAGGTGGGACGAATGAGTCTCGAGGAGGGTGAGGCCTCCAAGCCAGAGCTGACACGTCGTGAGCAGGAGCAGATTCAGAAGCAGAAGGCACGTAGGCAGTACATGAAGCTCCATGCTGAGGGGAAAACAAAGCAGGCACGTGAAGATTTGGCACGTTTGGCCATTATAAAGCAGCACAGGGCTGAAGCAGCTGCCCGGAGGGAGCAGGAGAAGAAAG AGAAAGAAGAAGCCCGGAAGAAGGCTTCGAATGCTTGA
- the LOC129795766 gene encoding uncharacterized protein LOC129795766, with translation FTCLVIHILGFLYKHEPLPHQFIFCGTFFGAFLVSLIGAMSILIRYELSIVSEIFLCGFFFVLFLITAIVSMFNAEQDVHLLFLTDSEEADHKFFRISCLQSLMGLITALTFLLHCTFCLDLLLITEKTTLPE, from the exons TTCACATGCCTGGTGATCCACATCCTGGGATTCCTGTACAAGCATGAACCACTTCCGCATCAATTCATCTTCTGCGGAACATTCTTTGGGGCTTTTCTTGTCTCCCTCATTGGGGCAATGA GCATCCTGATTCGCTATGAATTGTCAATTGTATCGGAAATCTTTCTCTGTGGCTTCTTCTTTGTCCTCTTCCTCATTACGGCTATTGTTTCAATGTTCAATGCTGAGCAGGACGTCCATTTGCTCTTCCTCACTGACTCCGAGGAAGCTGATCACAAATTCTTCCGCATAAGTTGCCTTCAGAGCCTAATGGGGCTCATCACGGCCCTGACGTTCCTCCTTCATTGTACTTTCTGCCTGGATTTGCTTCTAATCACTGAAAAGACAACACTTCCGGAGTGA